The sequence GGGCACTACCTTGACGCGCCCGTCTACACCCTGGAGATGCCCATCCCGGGTGTGAAGGAGTTCTTCCAACCTGGGGTCTACGAAAGCTGCGTGAAGGTCGCCACCGAGAACACGCGGGAGTTCATCCGGTTCGTCGAGCGGTTGTTGGGCCAGCGCCTCAGCACGGACCGCCTGGAAGAGGTCGTGGCCGACATGACCGAGATGAACCGGGTGTGGTACGAGGTGAACGAACTTCGCAAAGCGGCTCCCTGCCCTATGCATTCCCGCCACTTCTGGGCTTGCATGCCGGCATCGTTGTACCTGTTGGGAGACATCAAGTCTGCGATCTCCGAATATCAGGCCCTCCACGACGAGGTTTCGGCTTTGATCGCCAAGGGCCAAGGCGCCGTGGCCCATGAGAAGTACCGACTCGGGTTTGCCGAACTGCCACCGTGGCACAGCCTCAAATTCTTCGACGCTCTTGCCGAGCGTGGATGGAACTTCGTGGTGGAGAGCTGGGCCTATCACCCTCCGATTCCGATCGACCTGTCGCACGTGAGCGACCCGGTGGAGAAGATCGCACGCCACAGCCTCCAATACAATACGGGCTACTATAAGTATGCGGCCGCAGACGGCGGTGACTTCGGCTACCTGGGCTACCCCTATGTTCATTTCGCCAAAGAATACAAGATCGACGGGATGTTCTTGCACCCTCTCGTAACGTGCCGAAGCGCATCGACGCACTTGGGATTCATCCGCGAGACGCTCGAGACCAAACTGCACGTGCCCAGCCTCTCGGTCGAGGGGGACATTGTGGACCTGACGCTCTTCGATCCGGGCGACGCGCTGCGCAGAGCCGAGGCGTTCGAGGAGAGCATGGAGCACCACCGTGAGAAGCGACAAAGAGCAGGCATGGACTGGTAACTCTTGCCGAGAGAAGAAGGGGCGCCCGACATGGCGAACACGGGTTTAGCGAGAGCCAAAGAGATTCTCCGGTCGAGGCAGGAATACGCCAGGGCCCTGCAAAGGGACGGAAAGAAGGTCGTCGGCTATCTCTCGATTCACGTCCCACTGGAAATTGTAGAAGCCTTCGATGTGGTGCCGTTTCGGATCCTCGGCGACATTCGGGAGCCCGTCACTGAGGCCGATCGCGGGTTGCCCGCCGCCTTCTGCCCCTACATGAGAAGCGTCCTGGACCTTTCGCTCAAGGGCAACTTGAGCTTCCTCGACGGTTTCGCCATGGCCCACCCCTGCGACGCACAGGAGAAGACCGCCCGGGTGCTGTTGTCGTTCGTGAACTTTCCCTTCACCCACTTCATCGATATTCCCGCCACCACGCATGGCTATGCCGTCGAGTACTTTCGAAACCAGATCGACAACTTCTGCACCCAGATGAGCCGGTTCGTCGGGCGACCCCTCTCCCAAGAGAAGCTCAGGGAAACGACCCGCGCGTACAACGAGCAACGGGCCCTCGTCCGGGCACTCTATGATCTGAACCGAGCCGATCCCCCTGCGCTCTCGGGGCGCGAAACTCTGGAGGTGATCCTCGCGGTCCAGAGCCTGCCGGTTGGGCCGAGTCTCTCGCTCCTACGCGAAGTCATCGCCGAGGCCGGAAGCCGAG comes from candidate division KSB1 bacterium and encodes:
- a CDS encoding 2-hydroxyacyl-CoA dehydratase, with translation MGPEKKVKRINSLESMYPLRARVDASYKRSVEAMAEGRPPVWSMVNFWQGSPILKAMDVEVVYPENYGAVCASAGVAATYLERSDAAGFPTHLCSYARNNYGYTHRMMREMEGKIPPEAPMGGMPQPILLVASNSLCDARYKWFQGLGHYLDAPVYTLEMPIPGVKEFFQPGVYESCVKVATENTREFIRFVERLLGQRLSTDRLEEVVADMTEMNRVWYEVNELRKAAPCPMHSRHFWACMPASLYLLGDIKSAISEYQALHDEVSALIAKGQGAVAHEKYRLGFAELPPWHSLKFFDALAERGWNFVVESWAYHPPIPIDLSHVSDPVEKIARHSLQYNTGYYKYAAADGGDFGYLGYPYVHFAKEYKIDGMFLHPLVTCRSASTHLGFIRETLETKLHVPSLSVEGDIVDLTLFDPGDALRRAEAFEESMEHHREKRQRAGMDW
- a CDS encoding 2-hydroxyacyl-CoA dehydratase yields the protein MANTGLARAKEILRSRQEYARALQRDGKKVVGYLSIHVPLEIVEAFDVVPFRILGDIREPVTEADRGLPAAFCPYMRSVLDLSLKGNLSFLDGFAMAHPCDAQEKTARVLLSFVNFPFTHFIDIPATTHGYAVEYFRNQIDNFCTQMSRFVGRPLSQEKLRETTRAYNEQRALVRALYDLNRADPPALSGRETLEVILAVQSLPVGPSLSLLREVIAEAGSRGHGGPPKRRRVMVWGSVVDDAAYLDVIEAGGANVVTDDLDEGTRPFQSDVDTSGDLMSALAKRYLVDVRTARTFIDKGQGAMKKDHVTDLEARYSHLRRFIEGWDVDGVILLTVRYCDPHGFEMVDLMDYLRYLKVPFTSVEHNYSEGALAPMRTRIEAFIETLDE